A region of the Alphaproteobacteria bacterium genome:
AAATCAATTGGCGGCCCACCGTAAGTTTTTCCATCCCCTCAATATCAAAATGCTCCTGGCCCGTAATGGCGAGTGACTGACGCGTCACCCCCGCAGGAAAAGCCAACGGCCAAACCCCCATCCCAATTAGATTAGACCTGTGGATGCGCTCAAAGCTCTCGGCAACAATAGCTTTAACGCCTAAAAGAGCAGGACCTTTAGCAGCCCAATCCCTTGAAGAACCTGTGCCATACTCTTTGCCTGCAATCACAATTAAAGGAATATCCTTTTTGATATACATTATCGCCGCATCATAAATAGGCATCACTTCGGACACATTGTCTGGACCATACGTATAGCCCCCAATTGTGCCTAGCAGCATTTCATTTCGAATTCTAATGTTGGCAAATGTGCCCCACATCATTACTTCATGATTGCCGCGCCGCGCACCATATGAATTAAAGTCCTCAGGCAAAACACCTTTTTTCTGCAAATAAAGCCCGGCGGGACTATCCAGCTGAATAACTCCCGCCGGAGAAATATGATCGGTCGTAACACTATCCCCCAAAACAACCAGAGCACGTGCATGCACAATGTCTGATAATTTTTGGCCTTTATTTTTTTGCAGATCAAAATACGGGGATTTTTTTACATAGGTACTGCCCTCATCCCAGGAATATTGATCCGAGCTCCCTACATCTAATGAATCCCACTGCGCATCTCCCTTGAAGATTTTCTGATATCTTTCTTGATAAAACCGGGAGCATACAGCCCTTTCCATACATTTTTGGATTTCCTCTGGTGTAGGCCATAGATCCTTTAAATAAACAGCATTGCCAGACGCATCACAGCCAACTGCTTGACAGGTCAAATCAATATTAACGGTTCCAACCACTGCATACACAACCACCAACATTGGAGATGCCAAGTAATTCATTTGCGTCAAAGGGCTGATACGTCCTCCAAAGTTTCGGTTTCCCGAAAGAACAGAAGCAACCGTTAACTCTTGCTGCTTAATTTCATCCTCAATTTCAGGAGCAAGGGGACCCGCATTTCCAATGCATGTAGTACACCCATATCCCACTAAATTAAATCCAAGCTCATCCAGACTTTGTTGCAATCCAGCCCGGGCTAAATAATCCGTCACAACTTGCGAGCCTGGTGCCAAAGATGTTTTAACCCATGGCTTACTTTTAAACCAAGCTTACGGGCGTTTTGCGCAACCAACCCCGCCCCAATCATCGCAGCTGGATTGGATGTATTGGTGCAGCTAGTAATTGCAGCAATAACAACAGAACCATTTGCCAGACACGTTCCCTGAGACTTTTTCTTCTTTTCCTTGGTGATAATTTCTTGAAAGCTTTTCCCCACCTCAGACAAGCTCAATCTCTCTTGTGGACGCCGTGGCCCGGCCAAACTTGTTTCAACGTCCCCTAACTCAATACACAAATTGTGAAAATAAGTGGGTTCAGGATTTTCAGTAGACCATAGCAAGCTTTGGTTGCGGCAGTGTTCTTCAACAAATTGAACATGCGCTTCATCACGTCCCGTTAATCTCAGATAGTCTAGGGTTAGTTGATCAACTGGGAAAAACCCACAAGTCGCACCATATTCAGGTGCCATGTTCGCAATCGTTGCCCTGTCCGCCAACGTCAAGCAGTCTAATCCAGATCCATAAAATTCAACAAACTTACCAACAACATTAAATTTCCTCAGAATCTGGGTGATCGTTAAAACCAAATCTGTCGCTGTCACACCAGGCTGGAGGCTGCCATTCAGCTTAACACCGACCACCTCAGGGATCCGCATAGAATAAGGTTGACCCAACATGGCAGCTTCGGCCTCAATACCGCCAACGCCCCAGCCTAAAACACCCAGCGCGTTGATCATCGTTGTATGACTATCTGTTCCCACAAGCGTGTCCGGATATGAGATATTTTTCCCCCCGGTCTGTTCCGTCGTTACCACAGACGCTAAATATTCCAAATTTACCTGATGGCAAATACCGGCCCCGGGTGGAACAACACGAAAGTTTTTAAACGCTTTCTGCCCCCACTTTAAAAATTGATACCGCTCTTTGTTGCGTTGGTATTCATTCTTCTTATTTTCAGAAAAAGATATGTCCTGACCATATGAATCCACGATGATTGAATGATCAATCACCAGGTCAACATTAATGCCTGGGTTAATCATCTCTGGCTCCAATCCCCGATCAAAAACAGCATCCCGCAGAGTAGCTAGATCAACAATGGCGGGCACTCCGGTAAAGTCTTGCATTAAAATTCGGCTTGGAAAAAAGGGAATATCATCTTTGCCATTTTGAGAACAAATCAACTTTTCAAGCGCTTGAAGCCTTTGTGGGGCTCCATGGCTATTCCTGACGACATTCTCCATTAACACGCGGATGCAATAAGGAATGTTAGCTATATCCTGCCCAAAAAACTGCGCAATCGATTGAAGGTCATAACAGTAATAAGTTTCTTGACTGTGAGTATACTGCTTTAAAAAATCTTGTGGCTTGAACGTCTCCATTGTCTCCCTTTGGTAAATAACAGCTTTTACTCTAACAAAATTGATTGGTTTTAACCATGCTTGCGGATAAAAAACCAATGCCCTGAGCACAAAAAACATAAAATGCTCAGACAAAAGCGTTGATTATCTTGACGGAATGCTTTGAAAAAGGCATAACATTTTTGTCGGAGAGATGGCAGAGCGGTTGAATGCACCGGTCTTGAAAACCGGCAAGGGTGAAAGCCCTTCGTGGGTTCGAATCCCACTCTCTCCGCCATTTTATTTCCCATTCATAAGTTTAATTCTTGATTAGCACGCTAATATGTGGCAGTGTCTCAGCGTCTTAGCCGCCGTGGCTCAGTGGTAGAGCGCACCCTTGGTAAGGGTGAGGTCGAGAGTTCAATTCTCTCCGGCGGCACCACTCTTTTTCGATTTCAGAAAAAAAGCATAAAAAAGAACTGCACTTACAACAATCAAGCAATGTACAATCGGCAGCGCATATTGCGTTCCATTATGAAGCAAGCTAATGATAATCGATGCGATATTTCCCACCAAAAAATAACCGAGTGTGAAAACAGCTGAAACGGTCCCTGCCTGTTGTGGGTGTTTATAGGAAACACCATATATTGCATTCGGGCCCATCACCCCTCCCAAAAGCCCCATCAAGCTAATAAGAATTACATTCGAGACAAGTCCAAAGTAGCCAATTTCAGGACTGGTCAATTTTAGCAGCGCCATGATTAAGTAAAAAAATGCAACACTCACCCATCCTCTGAGCGCCCAGCGAATAATCAGTAAACTTTGCACCCCTTGGGAAAGCATCCGCTTTGAGAGAAATCCTCCCACAGCCGCCATCAAGGCAATACCTGCTCCTAAAATGCCAAACTGTCCTGAGCTAAAACCAAACAGTTGGATAAATAGAAAGCTTGTCTCTGAAGCATTGACCGTCGTCACCGCAAGAACACACCCCATAAGCAAAAAGAACCCAACAAACTCAGATCTTTAGAAAGCAAACGAATCACGGTTTTAAGCCTTACTTCAGCTGGTTTGCTGCTCTTGTTTTGCGTCTCTGCAACGCGAAGATAAAAAAATACTGTGAAAGCAGCTGAACACAAAAAAGAGAAAAGAAAAACCACTCTCCAATGAAAAACTTCATCAATAATGAAAAACTTCATCAATGATCCCGCCAAAGAAAGGGCCCAAAGCCGGCACAAGCGGAACCAGCATCCCCATCGTCGCATAGACACGTGCGCGTTTTTCGCCATGATAAACGTCCCGGGCTAAGGTTTGCACTAAAACCGATGCCGCACTTGATCCAATACCTTGCACAAACCGTCCAATAAAAAAGATCTCATAACTCCAAGAAATGAAGCATAAAAGAGAGCCGCCCAGAAAAATAATTGAACTGGCAATGAAAGCACTCCTTCTACCAAATTGATCAATCAAATATCCCCAAACAAGAAATGCCAAACAAACCGCTGTTAAATATACCGATAAAGAAAGCTGCACAACATTTGCCGACACCCCAAAATCAAGACTGATTTGTGGCAAAGCAGGCAAAATAATAGTGTCTGAAAGCCTTGACAAGCCTATAACTAAGACCAGTGTCAAAAGTGATGGAGATTTTAGGTTCTTCTTAAAAATATTAATAAAAGATACTCCTATCTTTGACTCAATATAATATTATCTTTTTTTTACTTTATCATAAGAGACTTCTTTGCGCAGATACAAAAAGGTTGGGATGTTGATCAACATCAAAAATCCTCCGGCAACATTCATAACAATCAGCGCATAAGATGCATCGTAAAAAGAAAAGAATGTAAAGGCAATAAGGGCATACACATAATACAAAGGTCGCCCGTATTGAGGCAAAACATATTCAGCAGATTTAAGTCCCGCACAAAGATATGGCAACAAGGTTGAATAACCCAAAGCAAACAAAAACACGGGCATAAAATAATCCATCAAAGGAAAATGCCGGCTCAAGGCAACTTGAACCATCTGCTCCCCTGGTATGTTTTCTGTCCAAACACCTGTCAATGTAATCAGCAAAACTGTGCATGTACAAACGATGAAAGTATCCAAGAAAATACCAAAAATCGTTAAGTTTGCCTGTCTTTTTGGGGATTTATCACGTGTTTCAGCTTGCATCATCGAGGCATATCCAATCCCGACATCGCCCGAATAGGCGGCGCTTGAAAATCCTTTTGCTAAAACCATTAGGAAGCTACTGCCTGCAAACCCGCCAACAGCAGCATGACCATTAAAAGCAGAGTAGAAAATGGTTTGAAGCAAATGAGGCACTTGATCAAGTGATCCAATGAGAATCCATAGTGTCATCGCCATAAACACCACCACAAAGCAGGGAATCAAAACACTACTAATTGCGCCAATTCGATTAACACCACCATAAACACCCCAGAAAACGGCCAGGATAAGGCCCACTGTTACCCAATGACCTGAAACATCAAAGTTTGTTGTTAAGGTTTGTTTAATGACAGAAAGCATAAAAATTTCAACGCCATAGATCGCCATAAGGATAGCAACTATGCTTGACAAAAAGCCCAATTTTGGAAAAGCTTTTTTAAGAATATACATGGGCCCACCCTCATAAGTTTTTCCCCTTTGCACTCTGTAGGTAATGCCCAAATACACCTCTGTATACTTGATAATCATACCCAACAACGCAACAACCCATATCCAGAGGAGCGCGCCCGGACCTCCAATCTTAATAGCAATTGAAATAGTCACTAAATTTCCAACACCAATACATCCACCTATAGAGGCAAAAAAGGCACGTAAAGATGAAACCCCCGGGCTATCTAAAGAAATTTTTTTCTCTAATTCCCGTTCAACTTTTGTAAAAGAGAGAACAAATTCCTTAAAAATTTGTGGAAAATTTGTGATTTGATACCATCTGGATCTAAAACTTAAGATGATGCCAGAAAGCAGAATGAAGGCCGTGCCAACATACCCCCACAAAAGCGTATTAAAAGAATCAAGAGCTTGGAAGAACAGATCAATCATTTTCTAATCATAAAAAAATTCAGCTCTCTTTTTATCATGGCTCTTAAATAAAAAAAACAAAAACCCTTCAGCGCCTTATAAAGCAAATTTATTTGGCAGGAAAACCTATGAATATGTAGTGTCAGAATGCTAGCATGTGAAGCTTATGACTTCCAAACACTCGAATCAACTGTCGTCATACCCCTATGTGAGTTTAAACGAGCTACTCGTTATTTCTCTTCCCTTGATGTTGGTAGCTTTCTCAACACAGTTCATGCTGTTCTGTGATCGCATGATTTTAACCAGCTATTCTACCCTTGCCATGAGCAGTGCTTGTAATGCTGGCACGCTTTTTTCTGCCTTTCAAATGGTCATGATCTCTATTGCCGGTATTGCAGAAATATTCGTGGGTCAATTTAATGGCCTTAAGAAATATAAATTTATTGGCATTCCCGTCTGGCAAATGATTTGGTTCTCGATTATTGCCGGCTGCTTTCTAATTCCCCTCGGCCTCCTCATGGCCCCCCACGTGTTAGCAAAAAGCTTTAGACTCGAAGGCCTTCCCTACTTCAACAACCTCATTTTGTTCCTCCCTCTACAAGGTATAGCAGCGGCTTTATCTTCCTTTTTTATCGGTCGAGGTCATGTTGCACTCATCACCACCGTTACAATCATTGGTGATCTGATCAATATTATTTTAGACATTATTCTCATTTTTGGTGTAGAAGGATATATCCCAAGCATGGGGGTACGGGGCAGTGCCATTGCAACAAATATTGCTCAATCCACCATCGTGATGATTCTTTTCTTTTATTTTTTACAGAAAAAAAACAAACTCCAGTTTGCCACCCATGCCTATCGCTACAATAAACAGTTCATGAAAGGATGCCTTAAATTAGGGATACCCAGTGCCGCTGCTCATTTTATTGAATATATGGCTTGGACTGTTTTATTTGTCATTGTGTCATGGGAAAGTGACGATCACGCAATTATATTAGCCATTGGCCAAAGTATTTTTTTAGTGTTTCAATTTATGTCAGAGGGTTTATGCAAGGCAATGACAGCTGTCATTTCAAACTTTATCGGCAGAGGCAAAAAGAAACTCATTCCAAAGTCCCTACTCTCTGCATTTTATATTCATATTTTTATTATGGCCCTTATTGCCATACCAACCTTTATTTTTCCTGAGGACGTGGTAAAGCTGTTCATTAAAAACGTAAGCTATGAACAATTCATAACCATGAAAAAAACCATTCATCAAAGCCTGGCATGGATTTGGCTTTACCTTCTGATTGATGGTTTTGTCTGGGTTATTATTGGGGTTCTAACGGCTGGGGGAGATACTCTTTTCATCCTGATAGCATCGGCCCTATCTGTCTGGTTTTCAGCCATATTATACCCGCCTACTTAATTGTACAATATAGCACCTGCTCATTGTCTGTCAGTTGGAAAATCACCGCATTTTTTGGCTTAGTGAACTTACTGATTTATGGGGGGCGCTACTTATCGGGTAAATGGATCAGTCTCAATCTCGCCCAAGATAATCAAGTCAAAAAATTCATTGAACGGTCAGTAACGTAAACTTAGCTAGACGCTGCAAAACGGACCCAAGATGATGGCAAGGCTAAATAATAAATACCGGCCAAAATAAATACAGCCGCGCCAATCCATAACAGCGCGTTGGTCCAACTCTTGTTCTTGGGAGCAATGTTATCATTGGCTGAAAGTTTCGAATGCTTAACTTTTTTCATAAAAGCATTCCTACGCAATGCGTTTTGAAATGTCAACGATCATTGATCTTGAGAAAAGAACGCTGCACAGGACCTTTGTACAACTGCCTTGGTCGCCCAATCCTCATATCAGAATCATCAATCATCTCAAGCCATTGCGCAACCCAACCCACCGTTCTGGCTAAACAAAAAAATACTGTGAACATACTTGTTGGTACATTCATCGCCCGCAAGATAATGCCAGAGTAAAAATCAACATTGGGATAGAGCTGACGTTCAATAAAATAATCATCTTCTAGGGCGATTCTTTCAAGTTCCATCGCCACATCAAGAAGAGGATCTTTAATGCCAAGATGGTGCAAAATCTCGTGCGTGCTCTCTCTTAAAACTTCTGCACGCGGGTCATAACTTTTATAAACCCGATGACCAAATCCCATCAGGCGTTCTTTCTTACTCTTAACGCGCTCTACAAAATCTGGGATATTTTCTTTTCGAGAAATTTTTTCAAGCATACGGAGAACCGCTTCATTTGCCCCACCATGGGAGGGGCCCCACAAAGCTGAAATACCCGCTGAAATACAGGCAAAAGGATTTGCTCCTGTTGATCCTGCCAAACGGACCGTGGACGTAGAGGCATTTTGTTCGTGATCGGCATGTAAAATAAAAATTTGATCCAGCGCTTTTGATATGACGGGATCAATTTCATATTTCTCTGCCGGCAGAGAGAGCATCATTTGAATAAAATTTGAGGTGTAATCTAAATCATTACGAGGATAAACAAACGGCTGACCAACTGAATACTTATAAGCCATTGCAGAGATGGTCGGAATTTTAGCAATCAAGCGATAGCATGAGCGAAGTCTATGATCAGGATTATTCATATCGAGGCTATCATGATAAAAAGCTGACAGTGCACCCACACCAGCTACCATGATCGCCATCGGATGGGCATCCCGCCTCTAAATCCGCTAAAAAAATTTCTAAATTGTTCATGGAGCAGCGTATGGCTTCTTATGGTGCCAACAAACTCATCGTTTTCGAGGCCATTGGGCAGCTCGCCAAACAAAAGTAAATAAGCGAGCTCCATGAATCGACAATTGCGAGCAAGATCTTTGATGTCATACCCTCGATACAGCAGTTCGCCTTTTTCACCATCAATAAAAGTAATGGCGGATTCACAGCTTGCAGTTGATAAAAAACCTGGATCAAAGGTGAACAAGCCAGTATCTCGATACAGCGTACGAATATCAATGGCTTTTGGCCCCGTGGAACCTTCTAAAATTCTGTATTCCCCTAAAGTTTTATCGTCAATGCCCCCTTCTTCAGAGCATTCTACTATTTTTATTTTTTTGTTCATCTGCAACCTCTTACTCAGTCTCAAGGGTAAGGAAAATCACAGACATCAGCAAGAAATTGTTTAAGTCATGATTTTCTGTTGCGTTCAATGATCAGGCTGACATACTCTTAAGGCATATTCATGGAGGGAGAAATGCGCAAACCATACACAAGCTTCACTATCATAGGTGTGTTGGTGTCAACTTTTTTAATAACGAATCCTGCCCACTCCCGCTCATCCAATCAAAGCACCTGCTCTCAAGCACTTGAAAATTTAGAGGTATTAGATCAAAAAGTACGCCATGAAACATTGCTTGAATCCATCGGCCTTCTCCTTGTGATGTCTAAACAAACACTGAGGGTACGGATTGAGCAGCTCTCCCAAAAAGAACTTGAGATGATTTTGCCAAGAATCGAGGCTGTTTCAAAAAGAATCAATACAGCGCAGACAAAGCAAGAAACACCGCCCAAAATTAAAAACGCCATTACCAGTGAACTTTTGGCCCGTTTAAAGTATATAAGCAACCGTATAAAAGAAGTTTTGAGGCAATATAAAACTGGTGAGCGTGGTGGCTCTACATCCAAGTATGGACATGCCGGGACATCCCAAAAGGCCAGGGGCAAACAACCCACACCGCCAACTCTTGCGCCTAAAAAAACCACGGAGACTCCGGCAAACCCTCAAAAGAAAAAAACAAAACCTTCCTGCCGACAAAAAGCTGATCAAGCTTGTAAAGAGCTAAGGGGAGAGAGCTACCTTACATCTGCCGTTATTAGAACAGTCAAAAATCCACCATCAAGTAGCGTGAAGTTTCAAACATACAACTTTAATCCCCAATTCTCTCGACAAGCTTTTTATATTCATCAGGATAAAAGCGACGACCTCAAGCCAGGCGATATTATTTGTGTTCTCAACACAAAAGATGTCTTGAATGCGCCCATGGCTTTATTTAGAAAAACAGACAAAAGATGTTAGAAAGAACAAGTTACTTTCTAACTGAAAACAGCTGCGATAAACCAACCATCAACCAACATAAGCTAACGATTGTGAAAAGCGCAACGAATGCCATTGAATGGCGAGCCAAGGCATTGTTTGAAATCCATGATTGGTAGATAGCACCTTGTTCTTGAACAAGTTTATCATGAAGGCCATCGGTGGCTTTTCGTATGTTCTTTTGCACTTCTTGATCATCGTGGTGCCGCATAGAAGACGAAGTAGTATCTTTCTGCAGTCCCAGATTTAATGCCATTTTAGTAAATTCTTCCAAGTGAACTTGGGCTTGCTCTATGATTTTTTCTTGTGTTTTAGTCACCGTCTCAGGGTAAGAGTGGATAAGATCCTTCAAATCCCTGATTTTTTTATCTAACGTTCGCTCAAAAGCTGGCGGATGGCTATTGACTTGATCAATCATCACAACAATCGCGCTCATCTTTTCTCGTATTTTTGTCGTAGGCTCAACCTGGTCAATATAATGAAGCACATGCAGCAGCTGATTATAAAGCGCCAGAAAATCTTGCCTCTTTC
Encoded here:
- a CDS encoding sodium/alanine symporter protein, yielding MIDLFFQALDSFNTLLWGYVGTAFILLSGIILSFRSRWYQITNFPQIFKEFVLSFTKVERELEKKISLDSPGVSSLRAFFASIGGCIGVGNLVTISIAIKIGGPGALLWIWVVALLGMIIKYTEVYLGITYRVQRGKTYEGGPMYILKKAFPKLGFLSSIVAILMAIYGVEIFMLSVIKQTLTTNFDVSGHWVTVGLILAVFWGVYGGVNRIGAISSVLIPCFVVVFMAMTLWILIGSLDQVPHLLQTIFYSAFNGHAAVGGFAGSSFLMVLAKGFSSAAYSGDVGIGYASMMQAETRDKSPKRQANLTIFGIFLDTFIVCTCTVLLITLTGVWTENIPGEQMVQVALSRHFPLMDYFMPVFLFALGYSTLLPYLCAGLKSAEYVLPQYGRPLYYVYALIAFTFFSFYDASYALIVMNVAGGFLMLINIPTFLYLRKEVSYDKVKKR